The following are encoded together in the Babesia microti strain RI chromosome II, complete genome genome:
- a CDS encoding hypothetical protein (overlaps_old_locusTagID:BBM_II02185;~overlaps_old_locusTagID:BBM_II02190), whose protein sequence is MMLFILKVLTWDKTILEPVIMCGMIGYPNYLKFFSKPLNWINIFEFVNSYRYIGNNTCEKVIHQRNCCWVMESLCNALLRCTITYPWFKFKNVISTVFSDYNLEYIPANVSKRDIANVARFIATFNEKHNVEMLTNIKIFIQRSVDIYKVFEADSNCYASFKEQAVQDRHSAAWGILDTMHLTGICVALDENYGERENLIKLCNCLEVTLGHITKLEKLNIYRNLSYLLKNRYNVWVDQDVISTRVFGENSVQVMRTSRIPF, encoded by the coding sequence ATGATGTTATTCATACTAAAAGTTCTTACATGGGATAAAACTATTTTGGAACCAGTGATTATGTGTGGAATGATTGGATATCCCAATTATCTGAAATTTTTCTCAAAGCCATTGAATtggataaatatatttgaatttgtaaattCTTATCGCTACATAGGCAATAATACCTGTGAGAAAGTTATACATCAGCGCAATTGTTGTTGGGTTATGGAATCCCTTTGTAATGCTTTACTAAGGTGTACCATTACATACCCTTGgttcaaatttaaaaatgtcatttCAACCGTTTTTTCAGACTACAATCTTGAATATATCCCGGCAAATGTATCAAAACGCGACATTGCCAATGTGGCACGATTCATCGCCACGTTCAACGAGAAACACAATGTAGAAATGTTGACcaatatcaaaatattcattcaAAGATctgttgatatatataaagtGTTTGAGGCAGACAGTAATTGTTATGCATCGTTTAAAGAACAGGCGGTGCAAGACAGGCACTCTGCTGCTTGGGGGATACTTGACACAATGCACCTTACCGGTATCTGCGTGGCTCTAGATGAGAATTACGGCGAGAGAGAGAATTTGATCAAGTTATGCAATTGCTTGGAGGTTACATTGGGACATATAACTAAACTggaaaaattgaatatatatagaAATTTAAGCTATTTATTGAAGAATCGCTACAATGTTTGGGTTGATCAAGATGTGATCTCCACACGCGTTTTCGGTGAAAATTCTGTACAGGTAATGCGCACTTCGAGAATCCCATTTTGA
- a CDS encoding ATP-dependent Clp protease, protease subunit (overlaps_old_locusTagID:BBM_II02195) — MQRRESLIFNTIIAVFLTFLAFPQITFCFRISSTFQSYPHSYGDKFNLFSKLTAKDSVELSHLNSRKVFLTGQVDDELAHKITTQLIHLHNLNSSEPIKLYINSPGGSVTAGLAIYDIIREIGLVETLCLGQAASMGAFLLAAGVKGRRSAYPSARIMIHQPIGGAHGQATDIEIQANEILNTRQFLSRHLSYLTGKSLAEIESDCDRDYFMNPTEALKYGIIDKIISTDTSSILIDSNNYLMP, encoded by the exons ATGCAAAGAAGGGAAAGTCTAATTTTCAACACCATAATTGCTGTATTCTTAACATTTTTAGCTTTCCcacaaattacattttGCTTTAGAATCTCTTCTACCTTCCAATCTTACCCGCATAGTTACGGTGACAagtttaatttgtttagcAAACTTACTGCCAAGGACAGTGTAGAGCTGTCCCATTTAAACTCGCGCAAAGTGTTCCTTACGGGACAAGTTGATGATGAGTTAGCACACAAGATCACCACGCAATTGatacatttacacaatttgAATTCGAGTGAACCAATTAAGTTATACATTAATTCTCCGGGCGGATCAGTCACAGCTG GATTGGCCATCTACGATATAATTAGGGAAATAGGATTGGTTGAAACACTTTGCCTGGGTCAGGCAGCTAGCATGGGCGCATTTTTACTAGCAGCTGGAGTCAAAGGCAGAAGGAGCGCGTACCCTAGTGCTCGTATTATGATACACCAACCAATAGGCGGAGCTCACGGTCAAGCTACGGACATAGAAATTCAAGCAAACGAGATTCTTAACACTAGACAATTTTTGAGCAGGCATCTATCATATCTAACCGGTAAATCACTCGCAGAGATTGAATCGGATTGCGATCGGGATTATTTTATGAACCCTACAGAAGCTTTAAAGTACGGCatcattgataaaataatcaGCACCGATACCAGTAGCATTTTAATtgattcaaataattacttgaTGCCATGA
- a CDS encoding Folate-sensitive fragile site protein Fra10Ac1 (overlaps_old_locusTagID:BBM_II02200): MDSKPVTDYEILKRYHQLIPESDGSWESSLVEKYHESLFKEFAICDLSHYKTGQIGIRWRTEVEVIRGKGEKTCASKTCDEKYPLFTYQVTFNYIEQNVPKRALVKVRVCDKCAKKLNYKNEHKLLHYKH; this comes from the exons ATGGATTCTAAACCTGTGACAGACTATGAAATACTGAAACGATATCACCAGCTTATTCCGGAG AGTGATGGCTCATGGGAAAGCTCGCTTGTGGAAAAGTACCACGAATCGCTATTCAAGGAATTCGCCATCTGCGATCTTAGCCACTACAAAACGGGTCAA ATTGGCATCAGGTGGCGAACCGAGGTGGAGGTTATAAGGGGAAAGGGGGAAAAAACATGTGCCTCCAAGACTTGCGATGAAAAATACCCCTTATTCACCTACCAAGTGacattcaattatatcGAACAAAATGTGCCAAAGAGG GCGCTAGTGAAGGTGCGAGTCTGTGATAAATGTGCCAAAAAGCTCAACTACAAGAATGAgcataaattattgcacTACAAACACTGA
- a CDS encoding hypothetical protein (overlaps_old_locusTagID:BBM_II02205), translating to MSTINILYPLMLKRPSVEQLKREYQSLLDKAHCTYQLDDHLHIIDRISQNSKLRLSSEYILKSTSANVNKLFNGGLLSNQLNIYDTKDVCLSEHIVSSFIANSLIIHPLSDVIYITIKTFYPKLVISQLPKECDYKDTLSRLRILPIYGIKDFISSINYAKSLDHKISLVVINGLNIILDGTLSEEFTNTVMQSLRILPFHLVCCMLAINYK from the exons ATGAgcacaataaatatattatacccACTTATGCTAAAACGCCCCAGTGTAGAACAGCTCAAACGTGAATATCAGAGCTTGTTAGATAAAGCACACTGTACTTATCAATTAGATGATCATCTCCATATAATCGACCGaatatcacaaaattcTAAACTGCGTTTGTCATCCGAATACATACTCAAATCTACCAGCGCTAA TGTAAATAAGTTATTCAATGGAGGACTGTTATCTAACCAACTGAATATCTATGATACAAAAGATGTGTGTTTATCTGAACACATAGTGTCAAGTTTTATTGCAAATTCACTCATCATACATCCATTAAGtgatgtaatatatattactatCAAAACCTTCTATCCTAAATTGGTGATATCTCAATTACCTAAAGAATGCGACTATAAGGATACACTTTCGAGGCTGCGAATATTACCCATCTATGGGATAAAAGATTTTATATCGTCTATTAATTATGCCAAATCGCTTGATCATAAAATATCACTCGTCGTCATCAATGGATTGAATATTATCCTAGACGGTACACTGAGCGAAG AATTTACGAATACAGTTATGCAATCACTCAGGATTCTACCATTCCATCTCGTTTGTTGTATGCTC GCTATAAATTACAAGTGA
- a CDS encoding conserved Plasmodium protein, unknown function (overlaps_old_locusTagID:BBM_II02210;~overlaps_old_locusTagID:BBM_II02215) has product MSSADLSPMSFRFDVTDDTSNQRNVRENPQISMPKILKSFDLSSWNHFFPPSPSRDNTRFNRSHPNHTNEVSSRADAEVGFEQILQNKSPKHCFSGAKNRVPVTYGRIGDTGITNLDPRSWNMSTTRDAKLRTPKGLKWPLFLASRAEKSHKNYVDFDVFASSPVSAARIDMLFDENLTDSDLKTSIDGKDSDSEEHLSVIKQNVLSLREDFNILLHELLGRNRSSKGDKCIANDNNDLGYSFGNDPIFDVSSNSSRSHQPQRHSHSNSHQNELINGQYDQQQQYENHTRMSPYPKYGSINNEEGFRASEISTRLTPTRSNIVESTLSPILPSSSPSKQVSIESTSSKGRRKKGRGASTPFRHILSDGTPLAQSYQDMNKVDTPKDLFKSNSPRSPTGIQFQHHSNNSDHEGLSVGSYRLPRFGAISPEEPMDPEIEQNDVIHVESPITDDESEPQIEINSPTTLSHQISQSIDMSKTPNNSNASDVTFHNSPLSRSNDTIIENDIEIIAEKTLEMATDMQGNEGIDNELPSYLDVSNSNVDNNNLDELYDKMDQIVEQDVDAMLGNPLNISHRTSPISNRNSPVTLYTSPTRQSKTPDRAVAIISPSRPTVFLDSAGRSPAKFGLSPGKMVGSPNLSTDTSPSYGQRKTRLRSVNTQTPSRSVSRTPTRAASVQTELATPKSLKSKSTKRKINYWTEAFNSSYKVPGAHDTNDGKGPSSIDWDAEAESLKRNSRYPQRLRIPRLQHWNADPAEPIDMTVQNVIKYSLNYMPSHKKQVRVSQGPKFPRGKASLYTYTQIRKRGRPRKYPIGQSTVTLRQTTFPLQKIHGDKSYIKPGYVALLTASGKKICYKAVYKNTDDAPDDIDGVSVYPIVMTSVCRTSLLVFPNCGHINFGESSEIFLCGYVSKGTNIQIQSLYEGKRTDLDLKASDTFCIPPNTSCHIYNKDTSEGAQIILIFINVA; this is encoded by the exons ATGAGCTCGGCTGACCTCTCACCCATGTCATTCCGCTTTGATGTCACTGATGACACTTCAAACCAACGGAATGTAAGGGAAAATCCACAAATATCTATGCCAAAAATTctaaaatcatttgacCTATCTTCTTGGAACCATTTTTTCCCCCCTTCACCATCACGCGACAACACTAGATTTAATAGGTCACATCCCAATCACACCAATGAAGTTTCATCACGAGCGGATGCAGAAGTAGGTTTCGAACAAATTCTTCAAAATAAATCTCCCAAGCATTGCTTTTCTGGCGCTAAAAATAGGGTACCAGTTACTTATGGTCGAATTGGTGATACTggtataacaaatttggatCCTCGATCATGGAATATGTCGACTACGAGAGATGCAAAATTGAGGACGCCAAAAGGGCTGAAATGGCCACTTTTTTTGGCGTCCAGGGCAGAGAAATCGCATAAAAATTACGTAGATTTTGATGTATTCGCCAGCTCCCCTGTGTCTGCTGCTAGGATTGATATGCTGTTTGATGAGAATCTCACAGATTCTGACCTCAAAACTTCAATTGATGGCAAGGATTCAGACTCTGAGGAGCACCTATCTGTTATAAAACAAAATGTTTTGTCACTACGTGAGGATTTCAATATATTACTACACGAGTTATTGGGTAGAAATAGGTCAAGCAAAGGGGATAAATGCATTGCAAATGATAACAACGATTTAGGTTACTCATTTGGAAATGATCCTATTTTTGACGTTTCCAGTAACTCATCTCGATCTCATCAACCCCAACGCCATAGCCACTCTAATTCACATCAAAATGAGTTAATTAATGGACAATATGACCAACAACAGCAGTATGAAAATCATACAAGAATGAGTCCATATCCAAAATATGGGTCAATTAACAATGAAGAAGGGTTTAGAGCCTCGGAAATATCCACCAGATTAACACCAACTAGGAGTAATATTGTCGAAAGTACATTATCCCCTATTCTCCCTTCCAGTTCACCTAGTAAACAAGTGTCAATAGAGTCGACCTCATCCAAAGGAAGGAGAAAGAAGGGTAGGGGGGCTTCCACACCTTTTAGACATATTCTTAGTGATGGTACCCCTTTGGCACAATCTTACCAGGATATGAACAAAGTTGATACGCCTAAAGATTTGtttaaatcaaattcacCCCGAAGCCCAACTGGAATACAATTTCAGCACCATTCCAACAACTCTGATCATGAAGGATTATCCGTAGGTTCTTATAGGCTACCTAGATTTGGGGCTATATCCCCTGAAGAGCCTATGGACCCTGAAATTGAACAAAATGATGTGATACATGTTGAATCCCCAATAACAGACGATGAATCAGAGCCGCAGATTGAAATTAATTCGCCTACAACTTTATCCCATCAAATTAGTCAAAGTATTGATATGTCTAAAACCCCAAATAATTCGAACGCTTCTGATGTAACATTTCATAATTCACCTTTAAGCCGTTCTAATGACACTATTATTGAGAATGACATTGAAATTATCGCGGAAAAGACGCTAGAAATGGCAACAGATATGCAAGGCAACGAAGGAATCGATAATGAGCTACCGTCCTATTTGGACGTCAGCAATTCGAATGTTgacaataacaatttggatGAGTTGTATGATAAAATGGATCAGATAGTGGAACAAGATGTAGATGCCATGTTAGGAAAtccattaaatatttcacacAGAACTTCGCCAATTTCCAATAGAAATTCCCCTGTCACTTTATACACTTCACCTACTCGACAATCAAAGACGCCAGACAGGGCCGTTGCCATCATATCTCCTTCTAGGCCCACCGTATTTCTGGATAGTGCTGGTAGATCTCCGGCCAAATTTGGGTTATCCCCAGGCAAAATGGTAGGGTCACCAAATCTATCAACAGATACATCTCCATCATATGGACAACGTAAAACACGTTTGAGATCAGTAAATACACAGACGCCGTCTAGAAGTGTATCTCGCACTCCTACTAGGGCTGCAAGTGTACAGACAGAACTAGCTACGCCCAAGAGCTTAAAGTCAAAATCTACGAAACGGAAGATTAATTACTGGACGGAAGCCTTTAATTCTTCATACAAGGTTCCCGGTGCACATGATACAAACGATGGGAAAGGTCCTTCTTCTATTGATTGGGATGCTGAGGCAGAG aGCTTGAAACGCAACAGCCGCTATCCACAAAGACTACGAATCCCTAGACTACAGCATTGGAATGCAGACCCTGCTGAGCCTATAGACATGACCGTCCAAAATGTGATTAAATACAGTTTAAACTATATGCCTTCGCATAAGAAACAAGTTAGGGTGTCTCAGGGTCCAAAATTTCCCCGTGGAAAAGCTTCGCTATACACATACACTCAGATTAGGAAAAGGGGCAGGCCTAGGAAGTATCCGATTGGACAATCGACTGTTACACTGAGGCAAACTACGTTTCCCCTGCAGAAAATTCATGGCGACAAAAGTTACATAAAACCAGGATACGTTGCCTTGCTTACTGCTAGCGGGAAAAAGATATGCTACAAGGCGGTGTACAAAAATACAGACGACGCTCCCGATGATATTGACGGAGTTAGTGTCTATCCAATTGTTATGACCTCCGTATGCCGTACTTCACTACTAGTCTTCCCCAATTGCGGGCACATCAACTTCGGGGAATCAAGCGAGATATTCTTGTGTGGCTACGTATCTAAGGGGACAAACATCCAAATACAATCGTTGTACGAGGGAAAACGCACTGATTTAGACCTAAAAGCTAGTGACACTTTTTGCATTCCTCCCAACACATCTTGTCACATATACAACAAAGATAC AAGCGAAGGGGCCCAGATAATTCTGATCTTCATAAACGTAGCCTAG
- a CDS encoding conserved Plasmodium protein, unknown function (overlaps_old_locusTagID:BBM_II02220), with protein sequence MITGLLNMSMGLKITKDCNFFIHQNRGYVKKFGLPTPIHNITNSYKNIRQINSLSAEEEEKLEDLLGKKVSRLSKKELLDEIINENDPVVNKIMGDIFDINNLPSLERTETLQTVSRLSKKELLDEIINENDPVVNKIMGDIFDINNLPSLERTETLQTDDTYVDDEIVDKDFYDPTVGEFKMKYTNEEERINIAKNAVAHILEDNMVLVVPIKKIIVKNEHIDTLFWRDSHKHIEIWIPLRHSISCKDLKINFSTKDIKITNGDLTLLELPLPGPIRADECVWESDNRSFPELPIEALQTLHIVLTKRASHEHIWKSLLRK encoded by the exons ATGATCACAGGGCTGTTGAATATGAGTATGGGACTTAAGATAACTAAGGATTGCAACTTTTTTATTCATCAAAATCGCGGATACgtcaaaaaatttggaCTTCCGACGCCTATTCATAACATTACCAATAGCTACAAAAACATAAGGCAAATTAATTCTCTGAGTGCAGAGGAGGAAGAAAAGCTCGAGGATTTGCTTGGAAAAAAAGTTTCACGTTTGTCTAAAAAAGAGTTATTGGACGAAATTATAAACGAGAATGACCCCGTGGTGAATAAGATTATGGGCGACATTTTCGACATAAACAATCTACCATCCCTTGAACGCACAGAAACTTTACAAACAGTTTCACGTTTGTCTAAAAAAGAGTTATTGGACGAAATTATAAACGAGAATGACCCCGTGGTGAATAAGATTATGGGCGACATTTTCGACATAAACAATCTACCATCCCTTGAACGCACAGAAACTTTACAAACAGATGATACATATGTGGATGATGAGATTGTTGACAAGGATTTTTACGACCCTACCGTGGGGGAATTCAAAATGAAATACACAAATGAAGAAGAACGTATTAATATCGCCAAAAATGCAGTAGCGCATATATTAGAA GATAACATGGTACTAGTGGTACCTATAAAGAAGATTATAGTAAAAAATGAGCACATAGACACGCTTTTTTGGCGAGATTCTCATAAACATATCGAAATTTGGATTCCCCTGAGGCATAGCATTAGTTGTAAagatttaaaaattaactttTCAACTAAAGATATCAAGATAACAAATGGTGATTTGACTTTGTTGGAACTGCCG TTGCCTGGACCAATTCGTGCCGATGAATGTGTATGGGAGAGCGATAATAGATCATTTCCAGAGTTACCAATTGAAGCCCTGCAGACTCTACACATTGTACTTACGAAGCGTGCATCCCATGAACACATTTGGAAGTCCCTTCTCcgcaaataa
- a CDS encoding conserved Plasmodium protein, unknown function (overlaps_old_locusTagID:BBM_II02225): MAGDLGSGKHENLSNGLQQSSIYWETGHRTYLPFWSSFVQKFTPKIIDDQLRSLLNLTKPVQREPFVFYKEGYFRSYYGDPDVSTTFSINKRTNFTFNPCGTRTPCFMEDDMNKWLERDEFARLLLDAYKKDLPYVEFMSDVNAPPSHAIKTRRSILLI; this comes from the exons ATGGCTGGAGATTTGGGTTCTGGCAAACACgaaaatttatcaaacgGACTCCAACAAAGCTCAATTTACTGGGAAACGGGCCATAGAACATATCTCCCATTCTGGTCTTCATTTGTACAAAAATTCACACCTAAAATAATAGACGATCAG CTTAGAAGCTTACTAAACCTGACTAAACCAGTCCAGCGTGAGCCTTTTGTGTTCTATAAGGAAGGTTATTTTAGGAGTTATTACGGAGACCCGGATGTGAGCACTACTTTTTCCATCAACAAACGCACCAACTTCACATTCAATCCTTGTGGAACTAGGACCCCGTGTTTTATGGAGGACGATATGAATAAGTGGCTTGAAAGGGATGAATTTGCAAGGTTGCTTCTTGATGCTTATAAGAAAGATTTACCGTATGTGGAGTTTATGTCCGATGTTAATGCTCCTCCATCGCATGCGATAAAAACTAGAAGGTCAATCTTATTGATTTAA
- a CDS encoding hypothetical protein (overlaps_old_locusTagID:BBM_II02230) has translation MTPCMLSLLESTQFHNPNGVVLATLIQLINRRLFDISEIACVSRSLFEASIGTYGICSSDEYHLMHIYGFYMGNAKNGGKYILISNDSQLFSACGLLLHRISSRHLKPSVKHAILIASFLILCIQPNAVKVYQHIFKLIIHGAVKLLVKVHHVINVIVSYYPKNAHVWILKEVLLHRAVKMVRKNPFFPTLRLRWLIINDLKLNCANPDAKLYRKIAQSLSIMLPIACGFNV, from the coding sequence ATGACCCCATGTATGCTCTCACTACTCGAATCCACTCAATTTCATAATCCAAACGGAGTGGTCCTTGCTACTTTGATTCAACTTATCAACAGACGCTTATTTGATATAAGTGAAATCGCATGTGTATCACGCTCCCTATTTGAAGCATCCATCGGTACATATGGGATTTGCTCATCAGATGAATACCATTTAATGCACATTTATGGATTCTACATGGGCAATGCTAAAAATGGTGGCAAATACATACTTATATCCAATGACTCTCAACTATTCAGTGCTTGCGGTCTACTTTTGCATAGAATCTCATCCAGACACCTTAAGCCTAGTGTCAAACATGCAATACTTATTGCgtcatttttaatactGTGTATTCAACCAAATGCAGTAAAGGTTTACCAGCACATTTTTAAGCTGATTATACATGGCGCTGTTAAACTGCTAGTGAAAGTGCACCATGTGATAAATGTCATAGTTAGTTATTACCCTAAAAACGCTCACGTGTGGATTTTAAAGGAAGTGTTGCTACATAGGGCTGTAAAAATGGTTAGAAAGAATCCATTTTTCCCCACTTTGAGACTCAGGTGGCTCATAATCAACGATTTGAAACTAAATTGTGCCAATCCAGATGCAAAATTATACAGAAAAATTGCTCAAAGTTTGTCAATCATGTTGCCTATTGCGTGTGGCTTTAACGTTTGA
- a CDS encoding hypothetical protein (overlaps_old_locusTagID:BBM_II02230;~overlaps_old_locusTagID:BBM_II02235;~overlaps_old_locusTagID:BBM_II02240), with protein sequence MGKYNLPKIDGFQVCYFDPEVATGSAYIVDDDERQYRNEVMAKFAEFVEIRKKIDEKHRAKLAMEDKIRDQLRYLKSIQTECDDALFKQIISDYMRLKVLLEKTILLRTELQLQYACLCDTVERRIDYLIDLYRLNRDILNKIKG encoded by the coding sequence ATGGgcaaatacaatttaccTAAGATTGATGGGTTCCAGGTGTGCTACTTCGACCCAGAAGTAGCCACAGGCAGCGCTTATATAGTTGATGACGATGAAAGGCAGTACAGAAATGAGGTTATGGCAAAATTTGCCGAGTTTGTTGAGATACGAAAGAAAATTGATGAGAAGCACCGGGCCAAATTGGCAATGGAGGACAAGATCAGGGATCAATTGAGGTATTTAAAGTCTATCCAAACAGAATGTGATGATGCgttatttaaacaaattatcagtgATTATATGAGGTTGAAAGTTTTACTGGAGAAGACAATTCTACTGCGAACGGAGTTACAACTTCAATATGCATGCCTGTGTGATACCGTAGAGCGTCGAATAGATTATCTGATAGACCTTTATCGTTTAAATAGGGATATTctgaataaaattaaaggTTGA